The segment AagtcttatgatcatgaagCGTGGAATTCCAGAAGCTTTCAGGGGTGCGGTAACTGATGAGGTTACTAATGCCAGTGACTTCCTTGCGGAAATTCAGAAACGTTTTGCCAAAAACGATAAGGCTGAAACGAGCACGCTTTTAGCAAGCTTGATTTCAATGAAGTATAAAGGCAAGGGTAATGTTCGGGAGTACATCATGGAGATGTCTCATCTTGCTTCAAAACTTAAGGCTTTGAAACTTGAGTTATCTGATGATTTACTCGTGCATTTGGTTCTCATCTCTCTTCCTGcacaatttaattaattcaaggTCAGTTATAACTGTCAAAAGGAtaaatggactcttaatgagctcatttcattctgtgtgcaagaggaagagagattgaagcaaGACAAGACCGAAAGTG is part of the Vitis riparia cultivar Riparia Gloire de Montpellier isolate 1030 chromosome 17, EGFV_Vit.rip_1.0, whole genome shotgun sequence genome and harbors:
- the LOC117904784 gene encoding uncharacterized protein LOC117904784, with translation MDIDLALRMPKPDELNEQSTQEDEVYWSKWERSNRLSLMIMKRGIPEAFRGAVTDEVTNASDFLAEIQKRFAKNDKAETSTLLASLISMKYKGKGNVREYIMEMSHLASKLKALKLELSDDLLVHLVLISLPAQFN